CCCGGGGGGGGGGGGGGGGGGGGGGGGGCGCGCAAGACTTTCGTCCGCGGAAAACATGCTGGTGCCGCATCCCTGCAGCCGATAGTAAGCCGTAACCGAGTTGGGCTCCAATCAGGCTTTTTCTTCTCGGCCTTCTTTCTCGGCACGAAGTCTCTCAATGGCGGCGCGGACCTCAGCCTCCCACAGGAAGGCTTCGTCCTTGGCGGGATCGTAGTGTGGGAGATCCGGGATCGGAACTCCCAACTCTTTTAGCAATCCCGTGGTCTTGGTGAGTTCGTAGCGGTGAACATACGGCTCGCCATCAGCCCAGGCTTGCTCGTAGGCAGCAAGGGCGTGGTGCTTCGCTTGCTCGAGGTCGCCGATGGCCTGCCAGAGCAGGGCGAGGTAACGATGCGCGGGCTGGCGCAATTGGGCGAGGCGCTCAGCTTCACTGCGGGCGTCGGCGCCCGTGAGTTGACGGAGGCGGAACTTGCTCACGGCGAGCCCGGTCTCGGAAACTTCATCCACGAGGCGGCGTTCGCGAGCCATAGTTAAGGCTTGGTTGAAGCTCGCAGTGGCTAGCATCCATTCGCCGTTCTCCAATCGCCAAGAACCGCGCAGCCGATGGAGGTTTCGGAGGTTGGTGCGATTGCCGTCTTTTTCCGCGAGGGTGGCGGCAGCAGTGAGGTGATCCTCTTGCAACGTGCCCCGCCAGAATTGGAAACTCGCAAATACAGACTCCGCGTCGCCTTGCCGATACCCTGCCCGGGACCATCTGCGACCCATGCCGTCCAGATGACGCCAAGTTGCCTCCGCCTCGTGCCACTGACCGGCTAGGGATTGGTCGGTAAACAGGCTAATCCAAGCCATGAAGACTCGCTCGTCATTCGCCCCGACCGTGGCAAGATCAAGGGCAAGGCGATCTACGCGTAGAGCTTTGGCCAACATGCCCCGATCAGCAAAGTTAGCGGCGATGTTGAGGAGGCGAATGATTAGTTCATGCCAGTTTTCTGTCTCCAAGTCTACACGAAGTGCGGCTCCCAAGGCACCTGTGCCCGTCTGGATTTCGCCGCAGTGGTACAAAGCAATGGCGGCGGAATTCGCAAGGTAAGATGCATCCCAAGCATCCACGTCCTTTGGAAGCTGGTCCCAGGCTGCTGGGAAAAAGTGGCGCAGTAGCGAGAGCGCTTCCACATGGGCTTCGAGATTGATAAGGAGCGCGTTCGCGAGATCACCCCGATAGGCGTCCGCCGCCTGCTGATAGCGGCCGAGCTTCAGCATGGTGCGAACGACATTCAGGCCGTTCTCCACATCCTCCATCGTCTTTGCCTGCTCATAGGGATTGTGCGGCTGGGAGAAGTAATAGTCCACCACGCGCTGGCCGTAGCCTTCCTTCTCTTCAGTCTTCATGCCTCCGGCGGCGACACCGCGGACGACCGGATGCAAATCATACCGCCTCATGCCGTGATCGTATTGCAACAAGCCGCGATGTTCAAGATCCTGAATGGTCTCACCCAGCTTCTTGGGCGCTTCGCGCACGGTCTCAGAGTCGCGCCACGCCTTCATCGCGTGCTCGTAGGCTTCCCGTTCGGCTAGGGCGACTTCGAATTGCTGGCGCAGCGCGGCTTTATCCTCATCGGTCCACCTGTGCCAAAACCAGTGTTGCTCCGGCGGGTCCGGCTTCTTCACTTCTTCCGGCTCCAACGGGAGGTGCGGATTAAA
This sequence is a window from Longimicrobium sp.. Protein-coding genes within it:
- a CDS encoding DUF4062 domain-containing protein — encoded protein: MQHEPRPVTQVMVSSTFTDLLEHRAALIDAIHQHRLHANVMENDSARLVDVIDSSLQMVRDSAAYIGIISLKYGQTPECPKRNPGKLSITELEFNEAQDLGRPILLFIMGEDHQGKQADFENDVEKKQKLNAFRERAKQHAPGSKVNRVYATFNSLQEFKEKLGSALAELSKHLESPKVGIEPDTEADTTSGPIPTPPAFYAAPDYIGRHTFIGRKAQLKTLSEWAQPSNPSSVLLFEAIGGNGKSMLTWEWTTKHATADRPDWAGRFWYSFYERGAVMRAFCQHALAYMTQQPLEAFATKTTAEMRVELLTLLRRRPWLLILDGLERVLVAYHRIDAAEVPDEEVNRPTDKVLDRNPSDAIRDEDTDLLRALAAAAPSKILISSRLTPRALLNQAGIPLPGVKPLFLPGLDEADAEELLRSCGIQGASVDIRYYLTNYCGNHPLVIGALAGLINSPGPHRGNFDTWAADPEYGAKLNLASLDLIQSRNHILRAAMEALGPASRQLLSTLALLSNAVDYDTVAAFNPHLPLEPEEVKKPDPPEQHWFWHRWTDEDKAALRQQFEVALAEREAYEHAMKAWRDSETVREAPKKLGETIQDLEHRGLLQYDHGMRRYDLHPVVRGVAAGGMKTEEKEGYGQRVVDYYFSQPHNPYEQAKTMEDVENGLNVVRTMLKLGRYQQAADAYRGDLANALLINLEAHVEALSLLRHFFPAAWDQLPKDVDAWDASYLANSAAIALYHCGEIQTGTGALGAALRVDLETENWHELIIRLLNIAANFADRGMLAKALRVDRLALDLATVGANDERVFMAWISLFTDQSLAGQWHEAEATWRHLDGMGRRWSRAGYRQGDAESVFASFQFWRGTLQEDHLTAAATLAEKDGNRTNLRNLHRLRGSWRLENGEWMLATASFNQALTMARERRLVDEVSETGLAVSKFRLRQLTGADARSEAERLAQLRQPAHRYLALLWQAIGDLEQAKHHALAAYEQAWADGEPYVHRYELTKTTGLLKELGVPIPDLPHYDPAKDEAFLWEAEVRAAIERLRAEKEGREEKA